CGCTGTTATTGCTTTTGGCTTCATTCAACAGGTTGAAAACTCCATTCCATTTATCATCATTATTGGTTACCTTATAATAATCCTGAACTTTAAGCGGAGCTCCCGGATTATTGATTTCAAAAGTGGTATTGTCTGCCCATGAAGTGGCATTGATACCTTTAGCTGTTCCTGCTGAAAATCTTCTAAGCAATTTGATTTTTCCTCTTACCCCTCCAAGAGTAGGGATGTTTGTTCCAAGATCCCATTTTGAAGGATTTTTCTGAATGTAAGAATCAAAAGTACTTTCAAAACTTCTTGTAGTATTAGAAGCATCATGTTCTTCTTTTACAGACATGATGATGGTTTCTGACGGATGACTTTGTAGGAAAGCATAACAGGCATTCAATACGTCATCAAAATTTAAATTCTGGTAAATAGCACCATGATGGATCGTGAATGAATTATCAATATGTCTGCAACGGATATCCAGGAATCGAACTCCTGCATTCAGCTGCTCTGCAATACTAAGGTTTTGTGTTTTTGCTGTACCACTTACTACAGGGGCATCTATACGAGCTCCGGAATCATGAGTTCCGGGAATAGAGATTTTTGAAATTGAAATATTATCCTGAAGACCAGCCATCCAGCTATTCATTTCAACAGGGACCAGAGAAGCCATTTTATGACTTGCTTTGCTAACAGATAGACCTGTTTCATTAGAATCCCTTTCTGCTACTCCTTCTGAGCATGAAAAGAATACAGTTGCCGTGGCTATACTAAGCGTAAAGTTTTTTACATATTTCATTGAGTGCTTGAACATAGTTTTAATTTTAATTGGATTTAAAATTAAGAATATGTCAAGTAATGAGGAGTTAATTTAATTTTAAGAGATGATTAAGTTGTTGTGTAGAGAAAGTAAGAAATTGGGAGCTGGAAGTTGGAAGAGGGGAGTACTTGCAGTCGGTAAAGAATATTTCTGTTTTTTATAGGATGAAGGAAGAGATAAAGTCTGGTTTAACTTTTCGGAGAAATATAACTTCCATCCTCCTGCTTCCATCTTAAAACACAAAATCCTCCTTCAGTCCAGGAATTTTAAATCTATGTTCTCCTATTTTGAAATCATCCATTGTAATTAAAGGGTTAAATGTATGAACAAATTCTCTATAAACGTTTTTCGGTACTTTTGTCTCTTCATCACAAGAAGAATACTCTTTGTTTACAATTACTTTTCCTGTAGAAAAATTGATTTCATGGGTAATATCAAAATCACAAGTATCTGCAAAATTATCATACGAGCCAATCAGGTAAAAATCTCCATTCTGAAATCTGAAAGTATATTTACTAACCTGAGTATGCCTTGAATTACTGAAAAAGCTCTGTTCCACTATCAAACAATTATTTTTGATCTGGATGCTAAGAATATTATCATCAGGATAAAAACCTAGTCCACTTGAATATAAAAGAGTGGAGTTCTCTTTCCATATTTTTAGGATCCCTTGTTCATTTTTCAGAATATAAAAGACTCTTCGATAATCTTTTTTCCCAAAGTCTCTTTCATAATCAGATGCTATTTTATCCGTATCAAATACAAGAACTGTTTCGTCTTTCCCATCTTTATCCAAATCTCCTTTTACCTCTGTCACTTTTTTATAACCCTTAGGAACATAAAAATTTTTCAGGTTTTGAGCAAAGACGGTAGTGGCCATTACAATAGCAACAAAAGAAAATAACTTTTTCATGGGAAAAATAATATTCAGGAATTATAATCCAGTATTCTCTTTTACAATTAATTTGGATTCGTCTAAGCTGCTTAGGTTACCCTTTATGGATTTGTATATCCCTGTAATATCGGTTTCTTTTCCCTTAGAATCAGTTACGGTAACTCCAGTGGAGTAGGCTCCATCTTCTGCATAGTAAGATTTATAGAGTTGATATTGATAGCCATTATTTTTGAATGACAGATAATGAAGTTCCATTCCTGCATTTTGTTTTCCACCCCCTCTCATATAAGAATTGTAAGTGAATTTTTTCCAACTATCTTTAGTTCTTTCTGAAGGAAATTCCATTTCTACTTTATTCTTGTTTCCAAAACGATATTGGATGTATTTTTCTTCTTTATCCTTTACCAATGTCATTTTCTTTCCACTTTTTGTTTCAAAAGAATAGATGATTTCTTCATTAGGTAAAAGGTATTGTGCCCAAATTGATAATGGAAGTGCCAAGGCAAATAAGATCAGAAATTTTTTCATGATTGGGTGTAGTTTATGGTTGATGCCTTAATTTGAGAAGGCTCGATGATTCATTCTCAAATTAAGACATTTTTAGATTTTCAAATTATTTCGTCATTACGCTGGCAAGATCTTCCCAGAACATTGGGTAAGATTTTTCCACTACATCTTCGTCTTCAATAGTAAGCTCTCCAATCAGACAATAAGGAGCAAAACTCATCGCCATCCTGTGATCTTGATACGTTTTGATTGAAATATGCTCTTCAGGTTCTCCGAAACTTACAGATTCAATGGTTAAATCAGTAATCTCCGTTTCAGTGCCTAGTTTTTTAAGCTCATTATATAAGGCTTGAAGTCGGTCTGTTTCTTTTACTCTTAATGTTCCCAGTCCTGAAATTTCAAAAGGAATTTTTAATGCGGCGGCTGTTACACAAAGTGTCTGTGCGATATCCGGGCAATTGTTCATATCCAGGATGATTTTTTCCGGGAAAACAAAATCAGGCTGAGGTTCTAGGGTCAGTTGATGTTCCGCTTCCAGGAAAGTTGTTTTAATTCCAAAAAAGTCTTCATAGATTTTTGCAATCGCAGAATCTCCCTGAGTAGATTCCTTGTAGAAACTTTTCAGATGAAGGGTTTCTCTTCCCAAAGCACAGATCGAGTAGAAGTAGGAGGCAGAGCTCCAGTCGCTTTCCACTTCATAAGCCTTTACTGAAGATTCATTATCTAGGCTGAATGGTTCTACTTTAATGGTATTTCCTTCAAAGCTATTTTTGATCCCGAATCTTGTTAGGATATCAAGCGTCATTTCAATATAAGATCTTGAAGTCACTTCTCCTACAAGATGAATTTCCAATCCGTTTTCAAGCTTTCCCGCGATAAGAAGCAGCGAAGTAATGAACTGACTGGAAATATTGGCAGGAACATTTACCGAAGTCTGCGTAATTTTCTTTCCTGCAATTTTTAAAGGTGGAAAACCTTCATTTTCCAAATATTCGATATCAGCACCAAGATCTTTCAGAGCATTTACCAGATTTTTGATGGGTCTTTCCTTCATTCTTCCAGAGCCCGTAAGAATAGTTGTTTTTCCCTCTTGAATAGAATAATAAGAGGTAAGAAAACGCATGGCTGTTCCCGCATGGTGAATGTCCACTACATCTGTAACTTCAGATAATGCCTTCTTCAGCAATTGCGTATCCTGAGAGTTGGATAAATTTCCGATTTTTATATTACTAAACAGACTTTCCAGAATCAATAAACGATTCGAAATACTTTTCGAACCGCTGATCTGTACTGTTTTATTTCCTATTAATGTTGATTTTTCTAGCTTCTTCATTATTTCTTCATATTCCTTATACAAGATTTCAGATCTTTAAATCTACCATCTGAGATCTTGTATAAAGGATCTTATTTTAATTTTTCATTATTCTGATGACGATCCTTATCACGATCCGTCTTGATCTTCATTTTTCTGTCAAAGGCATCCTGCAGATTCACTCCGGTTTGATTGGCCAGGCATAATGTTACAAAAAGTACATCTGCCAGTTCTTCGCCAAGATCCTTATTTTTATCACTTTCCTTCTCGCTCTGTTCGCCATATCTTCTCGCGATGATTCTTGCGACTTCACCTACTTCTTCAGTAAGCATCGCCATATTGGTCAGTTCATTAAAGTATCTTACACCGATGGTTTTGATCCATTCGTCAACCTGCTGTTGTAACTGAGTAATTTCCATTATTGATAAGCTCCTATAGTAGGATTAGTAGTTCTTGGTTCATTTACAATATCAAAAGGGACAGTTCCTGCTACAGTCACATTTCCTTTTCCTTTTGCCGGAGATGTTGTTTTTACTCTTAAATTCATTTTGGCCATGAAATAATTCATAAACTGTGGATCTTCATTTTTGATCGTTTGTATTACATTCGCATTATTATCAAAAGTAAATCCTGCTTCTGAAGTTCCTGAATATTTTAATAAACAGTTTTGAATAAGGTATTCAAACTGTTGTCCTGGTGTTGCTTCAAACTGTAATGCATTATCCCTATCAGAATATACAATACTATTTTTTAGATTGAACTGCTGTAAAGCGCCCTGTTCTGTCTGTCCTTTTTCATTCTTCCATTCATTCGTTACGAAGATCCCTTTTCTGTCAAAAGTTCCCATCGATTTAGAGTAGTTGGCAATCGTAGCATGAGTATAATTGTGCTTCCCGCCTTTAAAAATTCCGATAGATGATAAGCCACAGTTATTCATTACTAAATTATTAGCAGTGACTGTAGAATTTACAGCATAAATTCCATATTCAAAGAAAGTATGAATAAAAGAATTGTTGATCGTAGCAGTTGTTTGCTTCATTTCAAGTCCTTTTGTTCCTCCGAATAATCTAGCATGATTCATATTAAGGATGGAGGCTGGTTCCATTTTGATCGAATTCCAGTTTTTAGAGATCGTGTCATAATAAGGATCATTTCGGTCACCACGAAGAATGACTTGCTTGTCCAGGGTTCCATTAATATTTAATACCCCTTTTGAAGAAACTTTTATTCCACTGTTTTTATGGAAATATACTTTCGTACCAGGGTCTATATCCAGCGTTACATCAGGATCTATAGTAAGATTTCCGTAGATAATCTTGGCTTTATTATTAGTCCATGTTGTGGAAGAGGTAATTATATTGGGGTTGGTGGGAGTCTGAATAAAAAATTCTGCATCCTGAACTACAGAGAACAGAGTAACATGTTGTTGTCCTGCAGGCCCGGTAAATATAATTTTATCCTCGGCAATCGCTTCAGGCCCCGTTGCCTGTGGCGCAATTTCTACATATATATAGAGACTGTCCTTTTTTCTAAGCGGAACATCCTTAAAATCATATCCCGGCTTTCCATCTACATTGATTCTATACAATGATGCTGCTCCGCCTTCAAGATTTACTCTTGGGATAAGGACATCTTTATCCTCATTATTGTATACTTTACTACATAGGTTTCTGAACGTACCTGGTGATAAACCGTATCACAGAATACCGTGTCTCTTGAAAATCTTAGCTGCTGTGACGGAGTATCAAAGGTAATATCATCCTTATTACACGATACCGCA
This is a stretch of genomic DNA from Chryseobacterium tructae. It encodes these proteins:
- a CDS encoding phosphatidylinositol-specific phospholipase C encodes the protein MFKHSMKYVKNFTLSIATATVFFSCSEGVAERDSNETGLSVSKASHKMASLVPVEMNSWMAGLQDNISISKISIPGTHDSGARIDAPVVSGTAKTQNLSIAEQLNAGVRFLDIRCRHIDNSFTIHHGAIYQNLNFDDVLNACYAFLQSHPSETIIMSVKEEHDASNTTRSFESTFDSYIQKNPSKWDLGTNIPTLGGVRGKIKLLRRFSAGTAKGINATSWADNTTFEINNPGAPLKVQDYYKVTNNDDKWNGVFNLLNEAKSNNSDRLFINFTSGYKPGIFGIPSIPTVSNAINPKIKTFFQSNTKGSYGIMPIDFVNAELAELIVKTNF
- a CDS encoding 3-phosphoshikimate 1-carboxyvinyltransferase; this translates as MKKLEKSTLIGNKTVQISGSKSISNRLLILESLFSNIKIGNLSNSQDTQLLKKALSEVTDVVDIHHAGTAMRFLTSYYSIQEGKTTILTGSGRMKERPIKNLVNALKDLGADIEYLENEGFPPLKIAGKKITQTSVNVPANISSQFITSLLLIAGKLENGLEIHLVGEVTSRSYIEMTLDILTRFGIKNSFEGNTIKVEPFSLDNESSVKAYEVESDWSSASYFYSICALGRETLHLKSFYKESTQGDSAIAKIYEDFFGIKTTFLEAEHQLTLEPQPDFVFPEKIILDMNNCPDIAQTLCVTAAALKIPFEISGLGTLRVKETDRLQALYNELKKLGTETEITDLTIESVSFGEPEEHISIKTYQDHRMAMSFAPYCLIGELTIEDEDVVEKSYPMFWEDLASVMTK
- a CDS encoding nucleotide pyrophosphohydrolase produces the protein MEITQLQQQVDEWIKTIGVRYFNELTNMAMLTEEVGEVARIIARRYGEQSEKESDKNKDLGEELADVLFVTLCLANQTGVNLQDAFDRKMKIKTDRDKDRHQNNEKLK